The Alkalibacter rhizosphaerae genomic sequence ATATCCTGGTCTCTGAGGAATTTCTAAAATCGAGAGGAATCGATGTGGTTCAATTGAGACGCGGGGGTGATGTCACGTATCATGGTCCTGGTCAGATCGTGGGCTATCCCATTGTTCATATGAGGAATTACAATAAGGATGTAAGATCTTTTGTGCAAAATATGAAACAAACGTTCATCGACCTTTTAAAAGAGGAATTCGGCTTCGAAGCAGAAGGTAAAGATGGAGATCACACCGGAGTTTGGGTAGGCGAAGAAAAGATCACCGCCATTGGCATTTCCGTCAGCAAGATGGTGACCATGCATGGATTTGCATTCAACGTAAATACGGATCTTAGTCATTTCAAATGGATAAATCCATGTGGTTTCCGTGATAAGGGTGTCATTTCCCTGGAAAAGTTGATGGGATCCTCCATGGACATGGAAAAGATGAAACAAAAGACAATGAACTATTATTGCAACGCATGTGGTCTGGATCCTCATGAAATGGAAGCAGAGGAATTAATGAAAATGTTGGAGGACAAGTACGATGGAGACTTCTAGAAGACCTGAATGGCTGAAAATCAAAGTAAATGTAGGAAAATCTCTCGAAGTAACGGATATGCTGCGAAGTTTGGGACTAAATACCGTTTGTGAAGCGGCAAATTGTCCCAACAAAGTGGAATGTTTTACAAAGAAAACAGCTACTTTCATGATCCTTGGAAGCAATTGTACGAGAAATTGTACGTTTTGCAATGTCGAAAAACACGAAACAACTCCGGTGGACCCTCAGGAACCTGAAAATATTGCCGATGCAATCGAAAAAATGGGAATGAAACACGTAGTGATCACCTCTGTTACAAGAGATGACTTGAGCGACGGTGGTTCCAACCAATTTGCAGCCGTGATCCAAAAAATAAAAGTACAAAACAAAAAAGTAACGGTGGAAGTTCTAATTCCGGATTTTCAAGGAGATCATAAATCGCTTCTGAACGTCATCAAAGCACATCCCGAGATCATAAACCACAATATCGAAACTGTACCCAGGCTGTATTCGGAAGTCAGACCCATGGCCATCTATGAAAGATCGCTTAAATTATTGGCAAGTGTAAAGAAAGAAGATGAGACGATCATCACCAAATCCGGGATCATGGTCGGATTGGGAGAAACGTACGATGAAGTGATGGAAGTCTTTCGAGAACTGCGAAGCGTTGATTGTGACGTACTTACCATTGGGCAGTATCTGGCTCCTTCAAAAGAACATCATGAAGTGGTAGAATATATACATCCGGAACAATTTGCACTTTATAAAGAGAAGGCATTGGAATTGGGATTCAAATACGTGGCATCCGCTCCCTTTGTTAGAAGCTCCTACAATGCTTTTGAAGCGATGGACTCGTTGAAGCAATAGCATAAAGCATACTTCTATTAAATAATCATTTCACGTATAGTTAAGGAGGAGGAACCCGTGGGAATGTTGCAAGATAGCATCTATGAATATCAAAAACAACTAAAAATGGGTGTTATTCAAAAAGCATATAAGGGGATCATGACATC encodes the following:
- the lipB gene encoding lipoyl(octanoyl) transferase LipB; protein product: MGNMKKINVVNLGTMNYSEALEIQLKLRDLRVVEKIEDTLLIVEHDPVLTLGSSGKLSNILVSEEFLKSRGIDVVQLRRGGDVTYHGPGQIVGYPIVHMRNYNKDVRSFVQNMKQTFIDLLKEEFGFEAEGKDGDHTGVWVGEEKITAIGISVSKMVTMHGFAFNVNTDLSHFKWINPCGFRDKGVISLEKLMGSSMDMEKMKQKTMNYYCNACGLDPHEMEAEELMKMLEDKYDGDF
- the lipA gene encoding lipoyl synthase — encoded protein: METSRRPEWLKIKVNVGKSLEVTDMLRSLGLNTVCEAANCPNKVECFTKKTATFMILGSNCTRNCTFCNVEKHETTPVDPQEPENIADAIEKMGMKHVVITSVTRDDLSDGGSNQFAAVIQKIKVQNKKVTVEVLIPDFQGDHKSLLNVIKAHPEIINHNIETVPRLYSEVRPMAIYERSLKLLASVKKEDETIITKSGIMVGLGETYDEVMEVFRELRSVDCDVLTIGQYLAPSKEHHEVVEYIHPEQFALYKEKALELGFKYVASAPFVRSSYNAFEAMDSLKQ